A single window of Candidatus Falkowbacteria bacterium DNA harbors:
- a CDS encoding radical SAM protein yields the protein MKKDLKILLIQPPLTHYGEDSNAGAVSFPINLLSVLSYVKKHGYENIMIEDFMFTKEKIRKRLANDSVRIGVDDTEIEKKIRESKPDIVGVSCVFTRYFMDSHSIASITKKINPEVKVIFGGTHATNFWQETLTDKNVDLVVIGEGELTFLDLLNKYSENQSIQDVPGIAYRNNKGKPIKTGVREPLDIKTLPILDYASLDMKRYITFNEDYQMKTPSFQLSTSRGCPMDCIYCSVKTVWGHKWRGKTPDQVLDEIEYLQKNFGIKEISFLDDSISVDPHRFKAICQGIIDRGLKIYWSTPNGIAHWTLNKEILLLMRRAGCYRITFGIESGNNEIRKFIGKPFDLAQAKELLQYANKIGMWTVITTIFGFPYETKEKIMDTVNFALSCGVDYAAFYKLTPYPDAPLYKIMREEKLLNFDAMIDPNSQNARLISNFLSAEVRTRHLSNKELDDLVGFATKKFLKNKILRYVFRPWEVFYKVYSKDSLLYTLKIVISVIKLVFRSIYYGRFDVTMLRKKQKEKKYNNE from the coding sequence ATGAAAAAAGATTTAAAAATTTTATTAATACAACCACCGTTAACGCATTATGGTGAAGATTCTAATGCTGGAGCGGTTTCATTTCCAATTAATCTTTTATCTGTTTTAAGTTATGTAAAAAAACATGGTTATGAAAATATAATGATAGAGGATTTCATGTTTACCAAGGAAAAGATTAGAAAAAGATTAGCCAATGACAGTGTGAGAATAGGTGTTGATGATACAGAGATTGAAAAGAAGATTAGAGAAAGTAAGCCAGATATAGTTGGTGTTTCTTGTGTGTTTACTAGGTATTTTATGGATTCACATAGTATAGCTAGTATTACCAAGAAGATAAATCCTGAAGTAAAAGTTATTTTTGGTGGTACTCATGCCACAAATTTCTGGCAAGAGACTTTAACTGACAAAAATGTTGATTTAGTTGTGATAGGTGAGGGTGAATTAACATTTTTGGATTTATTAAATAAATATTCAGAAAATCAATCTATTCAGGATGTACCTGGGATTGCTTATAGGAATAATAAAGGAAAACCGATCAAAACAGGTGTTCGTGAACCTTTGGATATAAAAACTTTACCAATTCTGGATTATGCCTCCTTGGACATGAAAAGATATATTACCTTTAATGAGGATTATCAAATGAAAACGCCGTCTTTTCAGTTATCAACCAGTCGTGGTTGTCCAATGGACTGTATTTATTGTTCAGTAAAAACTGTTTGGGGACACAAGTGGCGAGGTAAAACACCTGATCAAGTTCTTGATGAAATTGAATATTTGCAGAAAAACTTTGGTATTAAGGAAATTTCATTTCTTGATGATAGTATTAGCGTTGATCCACATAGGTTCAAAGCAATTTGTCAGGGGATTATTGATCGTGGATTGAAAATTTACTGGTCAACACCAAATGGGATTGCTCATTGGACATTGAATAAGGAAATTTTGTTATTGATGCGCAGGGCTGGTTGTTATAGAATTACTTTTGGTATTGAGTCAGGTAATAATGAGATTAGAAAGTTTATTGGCAAACCTTTTGATCTTGCTCAAGCTAAAGAACTTTTGCAATATGCTAATAAGATTGGAATGTGGACTGTGATCACTACAATTTTTGGCTTTCCATATGAAACTAAGGAAAAAATAATGGATACAGTTAATTTTGCTTTGTCCTGTGGTGTTGATTATGCAGCTTTTTACAAATTGACACCATATCCTGATGCTCCATTGTATAAAATAATGAGAGAAGAAAAGTTACTAAACTTTGATGCTATGATTGATCCAAATAGTCAAAATGCTAGATTGATTTCAAATTTTTTGTCAGCTGAGGTTAGAACTAGACATTTGAGTAATAAAGAACTTGACGACCTAGTTGGATTTGCGACAAAAAAGTTTTTGAAAAACAAGATTTTACGATATGTTTTTAGACCTTGGGAAGTGTTTTATAAAGTTTATTCAAAAGACAGTTTATTATATACTTTAAAGATCGTTATTAGTGTTATTAAGCTTGTCTTCCGGTCAATATATTATGGTCGGTTTGATGTCACAATGCTTAGAAAGAAACAAAAAGAAAAAAAATATAACAATGAATAA
- a CDS encoding glycosyltransferase: MKILLFEPFLIKGENLGGDAKKLVQLAEDLEKQGHSYEIITENVGPMSSWQNYHIIKSIFKYKKGDYTGDVILSSGTPFWGALTGLVRKKLGIPAIFYLTHINYPKSNFYNVLKLNFFNIIYPSKNFFRNIDNTLFEVFHAVFDGLKTKKFFLKKLNYVDKVIASCEYLKNYIKPVYNKKVQICYPGIKEIPEKDLPENKLDDEVKFLYFGALDLRRGPLKIINIARKLKSSKFKILAWPEYFPATKDLIKRIIKRYQIRNVELLGYCDDFPGEFAKVNFVLLPYLYTNYMPPLVLLEAMSMRRPIITTDVGANSEFITDQESGFIIDTKNTNKQSQQIQKIIKNNNTEKLTRIADRAAEIVKDKCDWQKFSNNFKYEIEKIVSTK, encoded by the coding sequence ATGAAAATACTTTTATTTGAACCATTTTTAATCAAGGGGGAAAATCTTGGTGGCGATGCCAAGAAGTTGGTTCAGCTTGCAGAAGATTTGGAAAAGCAAGGACATAGTTATGAGATTATTACTGAAAATGTTGGTCCAATGTCATCTTGGCAAAATTATCATATTATAAAAAGCATATTTAAGTATAAAAAAGGTGATTATACTGGAGATGTTATTTTAAGTAGTGGTACACCATTTTGGGGAGCACTGACAGGTTTGGTTAGAAAAAAGTTAGGTATTCCTGCCATTTTTTATTTAACGCATATTAATTATCCAAAATCAAATTTTTATAATGTATTAAAGTTGAATTTTTTCAATATAATTTATCCATCAAAGAATTTTTTCCGTAATATTGATAATACTTTGTTTGAAGTTTTTCACGCAGTGTTTGATGGTTTGAAAACAAAAAAGTTTTTTTTGAAAAAGTTAAATTATGTTGATAAAGTGATTGCTTCATGTGAATATTTAAAAAATTATATTAAACCAGTATATAATAAGAAGGTGCAAATTTGTTATCCTGGTATTAAAGAGATACCTGAAAAAGATTTACCAGAAAATAAATTGGATGATGAAGTGAAATTTTTGTATTTTGGTGCTTTGGATTTACGACGAGGACCATTAAAGATAATTAATATAGCTCGTAAACTGAAAAGTTCAAAGTTTAAAATATTAGCTTGGCCGGAATATTTCCCAGCTACCAAAGATTTAATTAAACGAATTATTAAACGTTATCAGATAAGGAATGTTGAATTGTTAGGATATTGTGATGATTTTCCAGGCGAGTTTGCCAAAGTTAACTTTGTTTTATTGCCTTATTTGTATACAAACTATATGCCACCATTGGTTTTGTTAGAAGCCATGTCAATGAGGCGGCCGATAATAACTACAGATGTTGGGGCAAACTCTGAGTTTATCACTGATCAGGAAAGTGGCTTTATTATTGATACAAAAAATACAAATAAGCAAAGTCAGCAGATTCAAAAAATTATAAAAAATAATAATACAGAAAAATTAACCAGAATTGCGGATAGGGCAGCGGAAATCGTAAAAGATAAGTGTGATTGGCAAAAATTTTCCAACAATTTTAAATATGAAATTGAAAAAATTGTTTCTACAAAATAA
- a CDS encoding glycosyltransferase family 2 protein → MREIKYSIVIVNFNGKEYLERTVRSVLNSNYQNFKIIIVDNNSTDGSVQHIEQTFVKNLAKIKFVQLEKNFGPAKARNEGVKIATGQVYGFLDNDTEVTADWLINADKVFEQDEKVGALQCKLLFLKDKKSIDYVGEYLGSLGFLISIAEYGEPDNGQYDQVKEILAAKSAGMFITRQAFEAAEGFDEDYFIFVEETDLGWRCWLKNYKVVFCPESVVYHHYSATKDITDKKFNNKLVRFHGCKNYILTLYKNLSFKYLVRILPKHIFLWNGLAFYLLFKGNWTSGINILKGIMWFFLHLPANYKKRRRIQKNRKLSDQQLFIEQGLYKKKSIFYFIKRFTDSQKKAVTPENQ, encoded by the coding sequence ATGAGAGAAATTAAATATTCAATTGTAATTGTTAACTTTAATGGAAAAGAGTACTTGGAAAGAACGGTACGTTCTGTTTTAAATAGTAATTATCAGAATTTTAAAATCATAATTGTTGATAATAATTCTACTGATGGTAGCGTGCAGCATATTGAGCAGACTTTTGTTAAAAATCTAGCAAAAATTAAATTTGTTCAACTTGAAAAAAACTTTGGTCCTGCTAAGGCTAGAAATGAGGGTGTGAAAATAGCCACAGGTCAGGTTTATGGATTTTTGGACAATGATACAGAAGTAACAGCTGACTGGCTTATCAATGCTGATAAAGTTTTTGAACAAGATGAAAAGGTTGGCGCATTGCAGTGCAAATTATTATTCTTAAAAGATAAAAAGAGCATTGATTATGTTGGAGAGTATTTAGGTTCGCTAGGTTTTTTAATTTCAATTGCTGAGTATGGTGAACCGGATAATGGACAATATGATCAGGTCAAAGAAATATTAGCAGCCAAGTCAGCTGGAATGTTTATTACTCGCCAGGCATTTGAGGCTGCAGAAGGATTTGATGAAGACTATTTTATTTTTGTGGAAGAAACTGACCTTGGTTGGCGTTGTTGGTTAAAAAATTATAAGGTTGTTTTTTGTCCAGAGTCAGTTGTGTATCATCATTATTCAGCTACTAAGGATATTACTGACAAAAAGTTTAATAACAAACTGGTTCGGTTCCATGGTTGCAAAAATTACATTTTAACTTTGTACAAAAACTTATCTTTTAAATATTTAGTCAGAATTTTGCCTAAACATATTTTTTTGTGGAATGGTTTGGCCTTTTATTTACTTTTTAAGGGTAATTGGACTTCAGGTATTAATATTTTGAAAGGAATTATGTGGTTTTTTCTTCATCTGCCAGCTAATTACAAAAAAAGAAGAAGGATCCAAAAAAATCGTAAACTATCTGATCAGCAACTGTTTATTGAACAAGGATTATATAAAAAGAAATCAATTTTTTATTTTATTAAACGATTTACAGATTCGCAAAAAAAAGCTGTAACTCCTGAGAATCAGTAA
- a CDS encoding FkbM family methyltransferase, with protein MRRLFPTTYIAIRNFAYLTSSGHSGRNKFRILCAWLRINFKYLTYATWFKFNTEKIFGLHFKAFEYKNIKFLYEDIFYRNEYYFSTKNDRPVIFDCGANIGMATLFFKWLYPNSSIYSFEPDPATFELLKYNVEKNKLKDVYLFNWAISDHDGKIDFYVDKKTPGSLVMSTKKERMTEHQQFSSDKIEVSCVSFANFISNQKLSKIDYLKMDIEGAENEVLQDLEQAGQVGMVEKYGIEYHHNINEDKSKLSSFLQIFEKANYSYQVDAKCIPLSAENKYQDLNMSFYKNYERN; from the coding sequence ATGAGAAGATTATTTCCTACAACTTATATTGCCATTAGAAATTTTGCCTATTTGACAAGTTCAGGTCATTCAGGTAGGAATAAATTTAGAATCTTGTGTGCCTGGTTAAGGATAAATTTCAAATATTTAACTTATGCTACTTGGTTTAAGTTTAATACTGAGAAAATTTTTGGCTTGCATTTCAAAGCTTTTGAATACAAGAATATAAAATTTTTGTATGAAGATATTTTTTATCGCAATGAATACTATTTTTCTACAAAAAATGATCGGCCAGTGATTTTTGATTGCGGTGCAAATATTGGTATGGCCACACTATTTTTCAAGTGGTTATATCCTAACAGTAGTATTTATAGTTTTGAGCCTGATCCAGCTACATTTGAATTGTTGAAATATAATGTTGAAAAAAACAAATTAAAAGATGTTTATCTATTTAATTGGGCAATATCTGATCATGATGGGAAAATTGATTTTTATGTTGACAAGAAAACTCCAGGTTCTTTAGTTATGAGTACAAAAAAGGAGAGAATGACTGAACACCAACAGTTTTCAAGTGATAAGATTGAGGTGAGTTGTGTTTCATTTGCCAATTTTATCAGTAATCAGAAATTATCAAAAATTGATTATTTAAAAATGGATATTGAAGGGGCAGAGAATGAGGTTTTGCAGGATTTGGAGCAAGCAGGTCAAGTTGGTATGGTTGAAAAATATGGTATTGAATACCATCATAATATTAATGAGGACAAGTCTAAACTGAGTTCATTTCTGCAAATTTTTGAAAAAGCAAATTATTCATACCAGGTTGATGCTAAATGCATTCCACTTTCTGCAGAAAATAAATATCAGGATCTAAATATGTCATTTTATAAAAATTATGAGAGAAATTAA
- a CDS encoding radical SAM protein has product MPRAHWSYKRKKTRLKYLPTALWIEPTNVCNLKCIMCPNSIIGQPNPGYMDFDLYKKIIDEAKPFVSFIILCISGESLLHPKFPEMVKYAKDNKIAVYISTNCTLLTPEISRKLLEADLDWINFFFDGVTKEVYEKVRVNANFEKSLENVINFLKIKKELGAKTVADLQVMIMDDEGDKIYQENREQFMQNFKDLPIDCIQMRRPSTWGNFLSDTDKFEAKELGKEFSPCSYLWSSMHIQWDGHLIACTSDFFGDNKLGKFPEHNLKQLWNSDQMVAFRESMLNNTYLSYNKNCEKCDSIWEKQILSFPAGMRGIFASTLNSIFHYNFYKPLKKIAKFVNKDFAMNVTEEDKKKVNES; this is encoded by the coding sequence ATGCCACGAGCGCATTGGAGTTATAAACGAAAAAAGACCAGATTGAAATATTTGCCAACCGCTCTTTGGATTGAGCCAACTAATGTTTGTAATCTGAAATGTATCATGTGTCCAAATTCAATTATTGGTCAACCAAATCCTGGCTATATGGATTTTGATTTATACAAAAAGATTATTGATGAAGCGAAGCCATTTGTTTCGTTTATAATCTTATGTATTTCTGGTGAATCACTTTTGCATCCAAAGTTTCCTGAAATGGTTAAGTATGCCAAGGATAATAAAATTGCAGTTTATATTTCTACAAATTGTACTTTACTAACACCAGAAATTTCTCGCAAACTTTTAGAAGCAGATTTAGACTGGATAAATTTTTTTTTTGATGGTGTAACCAAGGAAGTTTATGAAAAAGTTAGGGTAAATGCTAATTTTGAAAAATCATTAGAAAATGTGATCAACTTTTTGAAAATAAAAAAAGAACTTGGTGCAAAAACTGTTGCTGATTTGCAAGTTATGATTATGGATGATGAAGGGGACAAGATTTATCAAGAAAACAGAGAACAGTTTATGCAAAATTTCAAGGATTTGCCAATTGACTGTATTCAAATGCGAAGACCAAGTACTTGGGGCAATTTTCTCAGTGATACAGATAAATTTGAAGCCAAAGAATTAGGTAAAGAGTTTTCACCATGTTCATACCTGTGGAGTTCAATGCATATTCAATGGGATGGTCATTTGATCGCCTGCACCTCTGATTTTTTTGGTGATAATAAACTTGGTAAATTCCCAGAGCATAACTTAAAGCAACTTTGGAACAGTGATCAGATGGTGGCTTTTCGTGAATCAATGTTGAATAATACTTATCTTAGTTACAATAAAAATTGTGAAAAGTGTGACAGTATTTGGGAAAAACAGATTCTAAGTTTTCCAGCTGGTATGCGAGGTATTTTTGCCAGTACTTTGAATTCAATTTTTCATTACAATTTTTATAAACCTTTAAAGAAGATTGCTAAGTTTGTGAATAAAGATTTTGCTATGAATGTGACTGAAGAGGATAAGAAGAAAGTTAATGAAAGTTAA
- a CDS encoding radical SAM protein — protein sequence MLDILFIYPPIYFNKEGGPETMDVEHPPLGVLYLASSLEKEHVSAEILDIGAENIDLNRLKNIITEKRPRVIGFTTMTANLRGTVQAAEFIKQNFPEIKLILGGAHISADNDFINRFAHLFDVGIAGEAETVLPAIINKMKTNQPVEKFYQGVPVQDLDSLPFPAREKLQHVKYKKGAHIFSSRGCPFKCVFCSRPALSDKMRFRDPMKILDEMEEIYKQGETFFMFADDTLTLKKDHIIGICQEILKRGMKITWTAITRADMLDEDIVKLMKKAGCLEVTLGVESGSERIRNEIIKKNLSTEAIVKAAKLCNKNRVNVNAFLMLGFPTETREDIEKTMQFYKTARYNIVGVHISLPLPGAALFETAKSENKISIDTIDQYARGELGEGFHGSWPFYVPEGFNLQELEDFRKKAYFKFYFRPSYLIRRFFQDISSWENLKYSIKTGLSLLTRGDTSRQ from the coding sequence ATGCTAGATATACTATTCATTTACCCGCCGATTTATTTTAATAAAGAGGGTGGACCAGAAACTATGGATGTGGAACATCCGCCACTGGGAGTTTTGTATTTGGCCAGTAGTTTGGAAAAAGAACATGTTTCAGCAGAGATCTTAGATATTGGAGCGGAAAATATTGATTTAAACCGATTAAAAAATATAATTACTGAAAAACGGCCGCGAGTAATTGGATTTACTACCATGACAGCGAATCTTCGCGGCACTGTGCAGGCTGCTGAATTTATAAAGCAAAATTTCCCAGAAATTAAACTTATATTGGGTGGAGCACATATCAGTGCTGATAATGATTTTATCAATCGCTTTGCTCATTTATTTGATGTTGGTATTGCTGGTGAAGCAGAAACTGTTTTGCCAGCAATTATTAACAAAATGAAAACTAATCAGCCTGTGGAGAAATTTTATCAAGGAGTTCCTGTGCAGGATTTGGATTCTTTGCCATTTCCAGCAAGAGAAAAACTTCAACATGTAAAGTACAAAAAAGGTGCACATATTTTTTCTAGTCGAGGTTGTCCGTTTAAATGTGTCTTCTGTTCTCGGCCAGCACTAAGTGACAAAATGCGCTTTCGTGATCCTATGAAAATCTTGGATGAAATGGAAGAGATTTATAAACAAGGTGAAACTTTCTTTATGTTTGCTGATGATACTTTAACCTTGAAAAAGGATCATATTATTGGTATTTGTCAGGAAATATTAAAGAGAGGAATGAAAATTACCTGGACGGCTATTACTCGGGCAGATATGCTTGATGAAGATATTGTAAAATTAATGAAAAAGGCTGGTTGCCTTGAAGTAACGCTTGGAGTTGAATCTGGTAGTGAACGAATTAGAAATGAAATTATTAAGAAAAATTTAAGTACAGAAGCAATTGTCAAAGCTGCAAAGTTATGTAACAAAAATAGGGTTAATGTTAATGCTTTTCTAATGCTTGGTTTTCCAACAGAAACTAGAGAAGATATTGAAAAAACAATGCAGTTTTATAAAACTGCTAGATACAATATTGTTGGCGTGCATATTTCCTTGCCATTACCAGGTGCTGCATTATTTGAAACTGCTAAGTCTGAAAATAAAATTTCAATCGATACAATTGATCAATATGCGCGAGGCGAACTTGGCGAAGGCTTTCATGGTTCATGGCCATTTTATGTGCCAGAAGGTTTTAACTTGCAAGAATTAGAAGATTTTCGTAAAAAAGCATATTTTAAATTTTATTTCCGACCAAGTTATTTGATTCGCAGATTTTTTCAAGACATTTCTTCTTGGGAAAATCTAAAATATTCTATAAAAACAGGTTTATCATTATTAACCAGAGGAGATACATCAAGACAATGA
- a CDS encoding radical SAM protein, whose amino-acid sequence MNIRKKILISLFNPKTFFNYLKKDYFKKEKYYKFEFPVQITFFITERCNLNCPMCHVSESRRKFLEKSNQIDLDVELVKKALDEAKDFGSTIQLVGGEPLLYPNIFEVIKHANKNRLVTSITTNGTILKAKAKEIIDSKLKFLAVSLDSGLPKTHNKVRGADNVFDQALSGIKEIKKQRGWKNFPNIHLRTVISRESLDDFDTVYNIGAAQGIDEWSVSQFFYYPEGLKRKNDIFADKFKSGKDIWGMPIEQQNYFEKEQIEKLKSKTIGLEKMQKKAKFQVNVQDPGDLQKYYEGVPLSDKSYCDSPFWQIFIRQNGDIELCQGIIIGNVKEGTIKQAWESKKAKRFRELIKNKHITPACFRCCAMCKFKF is encoded by the coding sequence ATGAATATAAGGAAAAAGATATTAATATCACTATTTAACCCAAAAACTTTTTTTAATTATTTAAAAAAGGACTATTTTAAAAAAGAAAAGTACTATAAATTTGAATTTCCGGTGCAGATAACTTTTTTTATCACTGAAAGATGCAATTTGAACTGTCCAATGTGTCATGTTAGTGAATCACGGCGTAAATTTTTGGAAAAAAGCAATCAAATTGACTTAGATGTTGAATTAGTGAAGAAAGCTTTGGATGAAGCCAAGGATTTTGGCTCAACTATTCAATTAGTTGGTGGCGAACCACTACTTTATCCAAATATTTTTGAAGTAATTAAACATGCTAATAAAAATCGACTGGTAACTTCAATTACAACCAATGGAACGATTTTAAAAGCTAAAGCTAAGGAGATTATTGATTCAAAGCTTAAGTTTTTAGCCGTCTCTTTAGATAGTGGACTACCAAAGACGCATAATAAAGTGCGTGGAGCTGATAATGTGTTTGATCAAGCTCTTTCAGGGATTAAAGAAATCAAAAAGCAAAGAGGTTGGAAAAATTTTCCTAATATTCATCTCAGAACTGTAATTTCTCGAGAATCTTTGGATGATTTTGATACTGTTTATAATATTGGAGCAGCGCAGGGGATTGATGAGTGGTCAGTTAGTCAATTTTTCTATTATCCAGAAGGATTAAAAAGAAAAAATGATATTTTTGCTGATAAGTTCAAATCTGGCAAGGATATTTGGGGCATGCCAATTGAACAACAAAATTATTTTGAAAAAGAGCAGATAGAAAAGTTAAAAAGCAAAACTATTGGTTTGGAAAAGATGCAGAAGAAGGCCAAGTTCCAAGTTAATGTACAAGATCCTGGTGATTTGCAAAAATATTATGAAGGTGTACCCTTATCTGATAAATCATATTGCGATTCACCATTTTGGCAAATATTTATCCGACAGAATGGAGATATTGAACTTTGTCAGGGGATAATTATTGGTAATGTGAAAGAGGGCACTATTAAACAAGCTTGGGAGTCTAAGAAAGCCAAGCGATTTAGAGAGTTAATTAAAAACAAGCACATCACCCCGGCATGTTTTAGATGTTGTGCTATGTGTAAGTTTAAGTTTTAA